The genomic window CCACTAACCCAACTATCCAACCTAACTTGCTGGTTGCAAAAACAACAAATATGGATTCACCAGCCCCAATAAATACTCATGCAGACGAATTACCCCGCGAGGTCAAAGTGGGACAGTTGCGCCACTTGATTGATACGCTGCGTATAGCGGAAGAAATTGCGACCAAAGGCTACCTAATTACAAGTTCCGAACTTGCCGATTTGATGGATGTCCACGCCAGCGCCGTCACCAGTCGCGGAGACGAGTGGCGCTGGCGCAACTGGATTGTGTCGAGAGTAAGACGAGAAGGCAATCAAATTCTGTGGGAATTAGAACGAGGAGACGATGTTAGTTCGGCAACTAGCTATAACTCCGACCCCGCCACTGAGTAGGAATACGGTTAGCAGACAAGAAAATTCGCAGTACCGCTAAAGGATCGGCAATGGGAGAAAGCCAAAATAACCAGCCGCCTTTTGCCGTTGAAAAGTCGTAAGTAGAAGCAATAGCTAGTAACAACGCCCAGCGAATCGCCAAAAGAAAAGAATTTAAACCTAGTAAAAGCAGGGGTAAAAGCGCTGGGGAATGCTGCATCAAGCTGAAGTAAAGGACAACAAATAAAGGCAATCCTTGCACCGATAACAGTAGCCATAAATCGCCCCAAACTTGAGCCATTGACGACGCATCTTTGAGATCGAGACTTCGCCCCCATTCTTTCCAGGTTTCTAATGCGCCCTCATACATTCTTACCTTGAGGACTTTTGAGCCATCTAAGAAGCCAACTTTGAAGCCAAGAGAGGCGATATTTCTCGCTAAGGTGACATCATCGCAAAAAGACGACTTTGCGCTGGTATAACCCCCTAATTCTGCTAAAACTGAGCGACGGCATAAAAAACATTGTCCGTTTGCCATCACTCGTTCGGCAATTTCGCTATCAACTCCAGCGCTTTCAAATCTATACAGCAAAGTCATTAACAGCGCTGGTTGCAACCAACATTCTCCAGGATACTTAAGGATAAATTGCGGCGATAATGAGACTAAATCGTAGCCTTCTGCCATAGCAGTAGTAACGAGTCCCGCAATTAATCCCGCCCTTGGCTGAGTATCCGCGTCCATGCCCAAAATCCACTGACTTTGCTCGGAACTATAAAGAAATCCATTGTGCAAAGCCCAAGGACGACCGATCCAACCTGTCGGTAAAGCGTCGTCATTTATTAACCGAAAACGTGGATCTTTTTGTCCTGCTGCTTTGACAAGTTCTGGCGTTCCATCAGAGGAGTAGCTGTCTACAACAATAATTTCCCGCACTTCATAACTTTGCTGACTTAACCCAGTTAAACAAGGACTAATTCGTTCTGCTTCGTTCAACGTCGGTACTACTACGCTGACGTTTGCCAAAAGGTCTGGGGTTGCCCTACTTGGTTGAATCGGTGGGTGACGACTCGCTCCTTTTACCAACCGCGACAGCAAAACTGCCGTGGCTGGTAATTGAATTAGTAATATTCCAAAAGCAAGCCCACTTTCTACAGTCAACCAGTCACTCACAATTTATTGTCCAATAATTACTAGAGCTTACTTATAAGCAACTTGTTTGACGGGTATTACCGGAAGATGATTGCTTGTTTCTTCCGTCATTAAAACGGGTTGAGCCATATTCCATAAGGCGATCGCCGGAATTACACCCACAACTACCCCTAACAATACAGGAATCCAGTAACCCGCCGCGCAACTCATTACCGCCGCGAAGATAAAGTTAGTTAAATAAACTATTAATGGTACTGTTAATTGCGGTTTTTGCAATTTAGGAATTGGTGTAGTTTTCCACAATAAGGCGGCGACACTCATAAATAAAGCGCTAGTCCCAAACCAGCCAGCATAGTTTCTATAAGGCGTACCAAAAAATGCCCCAGCTTCTTCCCAAAACCAAAAGGGAACGGCAGTTTGACTCATAGCAGGTTCTAAAGCAAAGTCCCAAGAAGTGAAGATTGCCGCACCTAGCGCGATCGCTCCTATATGCCTTAATAGAGTAGGTTTTTGGTCTACATTTAACCCTACTCTTGCCAGCAAGTAAGCCGCCAAACCCACATAAAACCAAGATAAAGGAATCGTAAAGGGTACTAATCCAGCAATTTTATAACCCAAACCGCTCAAGTAACTATAGTCACCAAAGGGAAAGCCTGTGCTAGTTCCGAGTAGTTCGCTACCTAAAGATATAACAATTGTGGGCAACATAAATAACAGCCAAGCTTTAACGCCCAACTGCCTGTAAGCATAAATTGATACTGCCGCTATTCCTAGTAAAATATCTGATACTCCCCCACCCGCCATACTCAATTGAAAAGCTGTTTGTCCCACACTTCCCAAGTTTGTAATTACCTCCGCGTGAGGTACGACTAACAATAAACCTGCTAGTCCAAAAACTTTTGCCAAAATATGACCGCTTAAGCAGAAGCGCTCCGCTTTAACAAGTTGCTGCATGAAAACTCCCTAACAAAACTTGACACTCCAAAAGTATCTTTATTAGTTTACAAATCTTTAAGAGAATATTGTAAGTATTTTTTTGATTTAGTGCGATCGCCATCTTTCTTCTTTGTTCGCTCTCGATAGGATCGGTTTAAGTAGGAATTAACTGTACTATATATTGACATTTTTTTTAAATCATGATACAGAAAATACCTTGGCTGGCTTTATCACTACTATTAGCGACAAATATTACCCTAGGGGGCTTTTTATCGGCTTTACACG from Synechocystis sp. PCC 7509 includes these protein-coding regions:
- the cruG gene encoding 2'-O-glycosyltransferase CruG, which encodes MSDWLTVESGLAFGILLIQLPATAVLLSRLVKGASRHPPIQPSRATPDLLANVSVVVPTLNEAERISPCLTGLSQQSYEVREIIVVDSYSSDGTPELVKAAGQKDPRFRLINDDALPTGWIGRPWALHNGFLYSSEQSQWILGMDADTQPRAGLIAGLVTTAMAEGYDLVSLSPQFILKYPGECWLQPALLMTLLYRFESAGVDSEIAERVMANGQCFLCRRSVLAELGGYTSAKSSFCDDVTLARNIASLGFKVGFLDGSKVLKVRMYEGALETWKEWGRSLDLKDASSMAQVWGDLWLLLSVQGLPLFVVLYFSLMQHSPALLPLLLLGLNSFLLAIRWALLLAIASTYDFSTAKGGWLFWLSPIADPLAVLRIFLSANRIPTQWRGRSYS
- the cruF gene encoding gamma-carotene 1'-hydroxylase CruF; the protein is MQQLVKAERFCLSGHILAKVFGLAGLLLVVPHAEVITNLGSVGQTAFQLSMAGGGVSDILLGIAAVSIYAYRQLGVKAWLLFMLPTIVISLGSELLGTSTGFPFGDYSYLSGLGYKIAGLVPFTIPLSWFYVGLAAYLLARVGLNVDQKPTLLRHIGAIALGAAIFTSWDFALEPAMSQTAVPFWFWEEAGAFFGTPYRNYAGWFGTSALFMSVAALLWKTTPIPKLQKPQLTVPLIVYLTNFIFAAVMSCAAGYWIPVLLGVVVGVIPAIALWNMAQPVLMTEETSNHLPVIPVKQVAYK